One genomic segment of Deltaproteobacteria bacterium includes these proteins:
- a CDS encoding SCP2 sterol-binding domain-containing protein, producing the protein MDTTSAKPTNTLRTRLSQIFFTHIGSFVAVFVYFDIAGRAAFSLAGIQAGLGIGLAVMSGYMALAFYMKELKYFDYGLWLMLAVGVVSTQAELQPLLFLYQHYSSAIVFLTLGLVALMPLLFGWEPFTYYFARKQVPAWQQRLPDFPAVNRVLTLFWVLIFFIAAGLAAHVPTDWRYTFLYPNLLIFIVGIPAALWLPPLYFKLVPPTFPPTIEALLMGMPWAFQSHAAGNAQATIQFHVSGTETGSYYLRIARGKCESFASVAATPDLTIRTPASVWMSLARQELDGGRALQEGLYTAEGDLSLLLKFGEWFSQESGTQRR; encoded by the coding sequence ATGGACACAACAAGCGCCAAGCCAACGAACACCCTCCGCACTCGCCTCTCTCAGATTTTCTTTACCCACATCGGCAGCTTTGTCGCCGTCTTCGTCTACTTCGACATCGCCGGGCGGGCAGCGTTTTCTCTCGCAGGCATACAGGCAGGACTGGGCATCGGCTTGGCGGTCATGAGCGGCTATATGGCCTTGGCCTTCTATATGAAGGAACTCAAGTACTTCGATTATGGATTGTGGCTTATGCTCGCCGTGGGTGTGGTCAGTACCCAGGCCGAACTCCAGCCGTTGCTCTTTCTCTACCAGCACTACTCCAGCGCCATTGTCTTCCTGACGCTGGGACTCGTGGCGCTCATGCCGTTGTTATTCGGATGGGAACCCTTCACCTACTACTTCGCACGCAAGCAAGTTCCAGCTTGGCAGCAACGACTGCCGGACTTCCCGGCAGTGAATCGGGTCCTGACCCTCTTTTGGGTACTGATCTTTTTCATCGCTGCCGGGCTTGCCGCGCACGTGCCCACCGATTGGCGCTATACCTTCCTCTACCCCAATCTGCTCATTTTCATCGTAGGCATTCCCGCCGCGCTCTGGCTCCCACCGTTGTATTTCAAGCTAGTGCCTCCGACGTTTCCACCTACAATCGAAGCCCTGCTCATGGGCATGCCGTGGGCGTTTCAGAGCCATGCCGCCGGTAACGCCCAGGCCACGATTCAGTTTCATGTGAGCGGAACCGAAACCGGAAGCTATTATCTCCGTATCGCGCGCGGGAAATGCGAGAGCTTTGCGAGCGTCGCCGCGACGCCCGACCTGACGATTCGCACGCCGGCGTCGGTCTGGATGAGCCTAGCCCGCCAAGAACTCGACGGCGGACGAGCGTTACAGGAAGGCTTGTATACAGCCGAAGGCGATCTTTCCCTCTTGCTGAAGTTCGGGGAGTGGTTCTCGCAAGAGAGTGGAACGCAGCGAAGGTAA
- a CDS encoding type II toxin-antitoxin system VapC family toxin, whose amino-acid sequence MDAMIDRGPYFLDTNIVMYAVGKDHPHKEPCRAVLEQVERDEIDVVTSVEVLQEVLHRYYSLNRPDLAELAYRSLEKSCEQILSVTKADLDRAFHLLKIHLDIRSRDAIHAAVMLNNGLTHILSTDTHFDRIAGITPVEPRAFQP is encoded by the coding sequence ATGGATGCAATGATTGACCGTGGACCGTACTTTCTGGACACGAACATCGTGATGTATGCAGTTGGTAAGGACCATCCCCACAAGGAGCCTTGTCGTGCTGTCCTGGAACAGGTGGAACGGGACGAGATCGATGTCGTTACGAGTGTTGAGGTACTGCAAGAGGTTCTTCACCGGTATTATTCCTTAAACCGTCCTGATCTCGCAGAGCTTGCATATCGTTCGTTAGAGAAGAGTTGCGAACAGATATTATCTGTCACCAAAGCCGACCTTGATCGAGCATTCCACCTTTTGAAAATTCATCTTGATATTCGTTCTCGTGACGCCATCCACGCTGCTGTCATGCTCAATAACGGACTCACGCATATCCTCAGTACGGACACTCATTTCGACCGTATTGCCGGAATCACGCCGGTGGAGCCTCGGGCGTTCCAGCCTTGA
- a CDS encoding acetylacetone-cleaving protein, with the protein MLKTRPADEYIHVSSVSWQPFPGEFSAGGIRWKLLHVSPEVGAWTAIFDCPQGSSFARHVHVGPGEYFLIKGKMEVRGGSEKGGSTAMAVGYGYEATNARHDQTHFLEDSEFYMTFQGPLQFITEDGAPIAVVGWEQAQALWAHQTGAQ; encoded by the coding sequence ATGTTGAAGACCAGACCGGCAGACGAATATATCCATGTCAGTTCTGTGAGTTGGCAGCCCTTCCCTGGCGAGTTCTCCGCTGGGGGCATTCGCTGGAAACTGTTACACGTCTCCCCCGAGGTAGGCGCATGGACAGCGATCTTCGATTGTCCCCAAGGATCATCGTTCGCCCGGCATGTGCATGTCGGTCCTGGTGAGTATTTCCTCATCAAGGGGAAAATGGAAGTACGCGGTGGATCAGAAAAAGGCGGCTCGACCGCCATGGCGGTTGGCTATGGCTACGAGGCGACCAATGCCCGTCATGACCAAACGCATTTTCTGGAAGACAGCGAATTCTACATGACCTTCCAGGGACCGCTGCAGTTCATCACCGAAGACGGCGCTCCTATTGCGGTCGTGGGCTGGGAGCAAGCGCAAGCCTTGTGGGCGCATCAGACCGGCGCACAATAG
- the cas2 gene encoding CRISPR-associated endonuclease Cas2, which yields MFVVISYDIKDDKRRNRIFKTLKNFGQWMQYSVFECELDKANLLRLKDRLDRVIDASEGDSVRFYFLCEGCKRQIERIGGERPRKEGAVIV from the coding sequence ATGTTTGTTGTTATTTCCTATGACATTAAGGACGACAAACGCCGCAACCGCATCTTCAAGACGCTCAAAAACTTTGGGCAGTGGATGCAGTACAGCGTGTTCGAGTGCGAACTCGATAAAGCCAATCTCCTTCGTCTCAAGGATCGACTCGACCGCGTGATTGATGCCAGCGAAGGTGACAGTGTTCGCTTTTACTTTCTTTGCGAGGGTTGCAAGCGGCAAATCGAGCGCATCGGCGGCGAGCGCCCGCGTAAAGAAGGGGCGGTGATCGTTTGA
- the cas1d gene encoding type I-D CRISPR-associated endonuclease Cas1 yields MSTLYLTQQDSVLRKEDERLKVTLKGETLLDLPMLKVSEVVVMGRVTVTPHTVAALMERNVHLTYLTEHGRYIGRIEPAFSKNSLLRRAQYAASFDEHRTLSLARGFVLGKLANLRVTLLRAARNTEDLDVDNTVEAIRGAERRAERAEELDILRGHEGEGSAAYFGVFDRLIKAEGFSFSKRVRRPPTDPVNALLSFGYALLANDIHAAVQTLGFDPYCGYLHADRYGRPSLALDLMEEFRPLIVDAVVLGCLNKRVLQTEDFVESLGHVCSLTPAGRKKFLVQYEERKQTEIQHPVFEYKATYQRCFELQARILAKCIQGELECYTPFVVR; encoded by the coding sequence ATGTCAACACTCTATTTGACCCAACAAGACTCTGTCCTGCGCAAAGAAGACGAACGCCTCAAGGTGACCCTCAAGGGAGAAACGCTTCTCGATCTCCCCATGCTCAAGGTCTCCGAAGTAGTGGTCATGGGCCGGGTGACGGTGACGCCTCATACGGTGGCGGCGCTCATGGAGCGTAATGTCCATCTGACCTATCTGACCGAGCATGGTCGTTACATCGGACGCATCGAGCCGGCGTTCTCCAAGAACTCGTTGCTGCGCCGGGCGCAATACGCCGCTTCGTTTGACGAGCATCGAACACTGAGCCTGGCGCGCGGGTTCGTGCTGGGCAAGCTCGCCAACCTGCGCGTAACCTTGCTGCGTGCGGCGCGCAATACGGAAGACCTCGATGTCGATAACACCGTTGAAGCCATTCGCGGTGCCGAACGGCGGGCGGAACGAGCAGAAGAACTTGACATCTTGCGCGGTCACGAAGGGGAGGGCTCGGCCGCCTATTTTGGCGTTTTTGACCGGCTCATCAAGGCGGAGGGGTTCTCGTTCAGCAAACGTGTGCGCCGCCCGCCTACCGACCCGGTCAATGCTTTGTTGAGCTTCGGCTATGCCTTGCTGGCGAACGATATCCATGCGGCGGTGCAGACCTTGGGGTTCGACCCGTACTGCGGGTATCTGCACGCCGACCGTTACGGTCGCCCTTCGCTGGCGCTGGATCTCATGGAAGAGTTTCGCCCTCTGATTGTTGACGCCGTGGTGCTCGGTTGCCTCAATAAACGAGTCCTGCAAACCGAGGATTTCGTGGAAAGTTTGGGCCATGTTTGTAGCCTCACGCCCGCAGGGCGAAAAAAGTTCCTGGTACAGTATGAGGAGCGCAAACAGACCGAGATTCAACACCCGGTCTTCGAGTATAAAGCGACCTATCAGCGGTGTTTCGAGCTCCAAGCGCGGATTCTCGCCAAATGTATCCAAGGAGAACTCGAATGCTATACGCCGTTTGTGGTTCGTTAA
- the cas4 gene encoding CRISPR-associated protein Cas4 has product MDDFVFLSALNQYDYCPRRCYYIFVENVFVENEHTVEGSLQHNRADSGEVSTRADALQLRSVYLYSHALGISGKADVIEEKGGEIYPVEHKKGYKGKWTNDALQLCAQALCLEEMLGRTVDRGFIYYAATGRRQEVLFTPELRQQTLDTIAAVRRLIESGERPPNPYTPRCKGCSLSDICLPKETAQLRGDPSVRVGATLRGRPQRGQPQGIAPTKTKDS; this is encoded by the coding sequence ATGGACGATTTCGTTTTTCTCTCTGCATTGAACCAGTACGACTACTGCCCTCGGCGGTGTTATTACATTTTCGTCGAGAACGTCTTTGTCGAGAACGAACACACCGTCGAAGGCTCTCTTCAGCACAATCGCGCAGACTCCGGCGAAGTCAGTACACGCGCTGATGCCTTGCAGCTCCGCAGTGTCTATCTGTACTCGCACGCCTTGGGAATCAGTGGCAAGGCCGATGTGATCGAAGAAAAAGGCGGAGAGATCTACCCGGTCGAGCACAAGAAAGGGTACAAAGGGAAATGGACGAACGATGCGCTGCAACTCTGCGCGCAGGCGCTGTGTCTGGAAGAAATGCTCGGTCGAACCGTGGATCGCGGCTTCATCTATTACGCCGCCACTGGCCGACGGCAGGAAGTGCTCTTCACTCCGGAGCTGCGTCAGCAGACGCTCGACACCATTGCCGCCGTCCGCCGACTGATCGAATCCGGCGAACGTCCGCCGAACCCCTACACGCCGCGCTGTAAAGGATGCAGCTTGTCCGATATCTGCCTGCCCAAGGAAACCGCACAATTGCGAGGAGACCCCAGTGTTCGCGTAGGGGCGACCCTACGTGGCCGCCCGCAGAGAGGGCAACCACAAGGAATTGCCCCTACGAAAACCAAAGATTCGTAG
- a CDS encoding HNH endonuclease: protein MARSRIPAPLRRSVIERARGCCEYCLLHQDDTDFAHHVDHVIALKHGGRTEEENLALACMECNLRKGPDLAAIDPVEGVLEPLFNPRLQRWSEHFSLMNASLLGKTPTGRATAALLRMNDPARLLERQRLILAGRYPRTNR, encoded by the coding sequence ATGGCTCGCTCTCGTATTCCTGCACCGTTACGCCGATCGGTTATAGAGCGAGCACGAGGATGCTGCGAGTACTGCTTGTTGCATCAAGACGATACCGACTTTGCGCACCATGTTGACCACGTGATTGCGCTCAAGCATGGGGGACGCACTGAGGAAGAGAATCTGGCGCTCGCGTGTATGGAGTGCAATCTGCGTAAAGGTCCTGATCTAGCGGCGATCGATCCGGTCGAGGGGGTTTTGGAGCCATTGTTCAATCCACGTCTACAGCGCTGGAGCGAACATTTTTCCTTGATGAATGCCTCCTTGCTCGGGAAAACGCCAACTGGGAGAGCAACTGCCGCACTGCTGCGGATGAACGATCCGGCGCGGCTCCTTGAGCGACAACGCTTGATATTGGCAGGTCGTTATCCACGCACGAACAGATAG
- the uvrB gene encoding excinuclease ABC subunit UvrB, which translates to MQRQGTFSLVADFQPQGDQPQAIAQLVEGLEKELVHQTLLGVTGSGKTFTMANVIARLNRPALVVAPNKTLAAQLYNELKEFFPDNAVRYFVSYYDYYQPEAYVPQSDTYIEKDAAINEEIDKMRHSATKALLERRDTIIVASVSCIYGLGSPETYFDLILFVEEGASIERDALLRKLVNIQYQRDDFDFHRGTFRVRGDVVEVFPAYEESKAVRIEFFGDTVESIAEIDPLRGKVIRRIDKISIYPASHYVTTSSRLKKAVVAIRAELKERLAELQAEHKLLEAQRLEQRTLYDLALLEEMGFCPGIENYSRHLDGRSPGEPPSTLINYFPKDYLLFIDESHVTVPQIGGMYRGDRSRKSTLVEYGFRLPSALDNRPLSFPEFENLVGQRVYVSATPGDYEQRQSGERIIEQLIRPTGLIDPEIVVRPAKAQVDDLLEEIHKRVELGERVLVTTLTKRLAEDLTDYYQELGIKVRYLHSDIDTLERVEIIRELRRGGFDVLIGINLLREGLDIPEVSLVAILDADKEGYLRSERSLIQTIGRASRHVNGLVLMYADVMTESMRRAIGETQRRRRAQSAFNEEHGITPQSVKKALAAPLIKVYEAEYETVSLVAEETANYLSPEQAAALIERTRKEMKEAAAALEFERAAELRDRLHALEQRSLGIAQADMALLVPRPAKEMKPAAGRRSGGAARDGGAGKAAARSRTMRWQK; encoded by the coding sequence ATGCAACGGCAAGGAACGTTTTCTCTCGTCGCCGACTTTCAGCCGCAGGGGGACCAACCGCAAGCGATCGCCCAACTGGTGGAAGGGCTTGAAAAGGAGCTGGTGCATCAGACGCTGCTGGGTGTGACCGGGTCCGGCAAAACCTTTACCATGGCCAATGTCATCGCGCGCCTGAATCGACCCGCGCTGGTGGTCGCGCCCAATAAAACTCTGGCCGCGCAACTCTACAATGAGCTGAAAGAGTTTTTCCCCGACAATGCCGTGCGCTATTTCGTCAGCTACTACGACTATTACCAGCCGGAAGCCTACGTGCCGCAGAGCGACACCTATATCGAGAAGGATGCCGCGATCAATGAAGAGATCGACAAGATGCGCCACTCGGCGACCAAAGCCTTGCTGGAGCGGCGCGACACCATCATCGTGGCCAGCGTGTCCTGCATCTATGGTCTCGGTTCTCCGGAGACCTATTTCGACCTGATTCTTTTCGTCGAAGAAGGGGCGTCGATCGAACGCGACGCCTTGCTGCGCAAGCTGGTGAACATTCAGTACCAGCGTGACGATTTCGACTTTCATCGCGGGACGTTCCGCGTGCGTGGCGACGTGGTCGAGGTATTCCCTGCTTACGAAGAAAGCAAAGCCGTGCGCATCGAATTCTTCGGCGACACAGTGGAATCGATCGCCGAGATCGACCCCCTGCGCGGTAAGGTCATCCGCCGCATCGACAAGATTTCCATCTATCCGGCCAGCCATTATGTGACGACCTCCAGCCGCTTGAAGAAAGCCGTCGTGGCCATTCGCGCCGAACTGAAAGAACGGCTGGCTGAGTTGCAGGCCGAGCACAAGTTGCTGGAAGCGCAGCGGCTCGAACAACGCACGTTGTACGACCTCGCCTTGCTAGAAGAGATGGGGTTCTGCCCGGGCATCGAAAATTACTCCCGCCACCTCGATGGTCGCTCGCCGGGAGAGCCGCCCTCGACCCTGATCAACTATTTTCCCAAGGATTACCTGCTGTTCATCGATGAGAGTCACGTCACAGTGCCGCAGATTGGCGGGATGTATCGCGGGGACCGTTCACGCAAAAGCACTTTGGTGGAATATGGGTTCCGCCTACCGTCGGCGTTGGACAATCGACCGTTGAGCTTTCCCGAGTTCGAGAACTTGGTTGGACAGCGCGTCTATGTCTCCGCCACGCCCGGGGATTACGAACAACGACAGAGTGGCGAGCGGATTATCGAGCAGTTGATCCGCCCCACTGGCTTGATCGATCCAGAAATTGTTGTGCGTCCGGCGAAAGCTCAAGTGGACGATTTACTCGAAGAGATCCATAAGCGGGTCGAGCTTGGCGAACGAGTTCTTGTTACTACACTAACGAAGCGACTGGCCGAGGATTTGACTGATTACTACCAAGAGCTGGGTATCAAAGTGCGGTACCTGCACTCCGATATCGATACCCTCGAACGCGTGGAGATCATTCGCGAACTGCGGCGCGGTGGATTTGATGTCCTCATTGGCATCAACTTGTTGCGCGAAGGTTTGGATATTCCCGAAGTCTCGTTGGTGGCGATTCTCGATGCCGATAAAGAAGGCTATTTGCGTTCGGAACGGTCCTTGATCCAAACGATCGGACGCGCCTCGCGTCATGTGAACGGCTTGGTACTGATGTATGCCGATGTCATGACCGAGTCCATGCGGCGCGCGATCGGGGAAACGCAACGCCGGCGTCGTGCGCAATCCGCCTTCAACGAAGAGCACGGCATCACGCCACAAAGCGTGAAGAAGGCGTTGGCGGCCCCGCTGATTAAAGTGTACGAGGCGGAGTACGAGACCGTATCGCTGGTGGCGGAGGAAACGGCGAATTATCTCTCGCCGGAACAGGCTGCCGCCTTGATCGAACGGACACGTAAAGAGATGAAAGAGGCGGCGGCAGCCTTGGAGTTCGAGCGTGCCGCCGAGCTACGCGACCGACTGCACGCGTTGGAACAACGCTCGTTAGGGATCGCGCAAGCCGACATGGCGCTCCTGGTTCCGCGTCCGGCGAAGGAAATGAAACCTGCCGCTGGGCGACGGTCCGGCGGCGCGGCCCGTGACGGCGGCGCTGGAAAAGCTGCTGCTCGTAGCCGCACGATGCGTTGGCAGAAGTAA